In Pangasianodon hypophthalmus isolate fPanHyp1 chromosome 3, fPanHyp1.pri, whole genome shotgun sequence, a single genomic region encodes these proteins:
- the znf451 gene encoding E3 SUMO-protein ligase ZNF451 isoform X4 codes for MTFTLKTRCACVCVCSISTNATTTVNQSGSETQELTNTHRTMSTNAGTEDTEEDDVEFVSEGPLRPVLECIDLLSDGEDDAGVCTIEEQVDRQKAQAASTLDRLARQVAVEKQERAEKCKAFKEKMISQQAHGRRELAVSRCSNEDSSDAKRCVDIWLKMPGLKPGILNTGMGWRRRPAPNPSLRSAPQTCPVINCGRVYENVPLLEGHLKRFDHSPCDPTITLKGSPASVYACVACGHHFDTKEHWRMHLDLQLSSSNAGGHDSTQTCQLIVCFACPACFLLFNIKDECLQHMTAKNHFTQSVCLHEMKSSGPIPVPRYAKNRLIALCKDIAFRVRCTACSKVLTSHMEAKAHFNVHCRQGCAIAEADQSVAEVMKQLIVLSQCSSCSKIFLRQRQIEEHREQTQHEVEMISSMERALLVYSNYSEIRHSLKGTASHPSKHANATRSSSHRDKRDKNDCLWSPAKRQRLSSSSPQAKCDRASNLAWFCECGLQFMEEDQASKHLLAANQIFHKCAVCGKLMGESSIARLHMSRFHGGAHLSNFLFHCRLCKLDMPRIEEILSHVGVSHQGHTYYEEREKTKAESLSCPSQKPSTRVDSRPAVSSPHEGRSKERWLCRMCEDIFDSEAVVLKHCSDVTSHSFQRFACGHCPQKFFKESTLRRHCANEHNNQLLLRYFCGLCDSMLYDSEQEFLEHYENLHSKDYYHLDKIENGSLSVPESSDEVPTTSKSLPQLCPCMGSQKAKEETKSTFTRCMKQLAIEGKCGYVCQRCAAKTGSYAEMKTHMHLKHEALGKDKSFDVVCESCSESHKDVPSFHSHYHAHHCLLEPCMSSRCGGSSKDDAPITKILNAEEISAEKNVEEFQDVKIAIASTTTSKDNQEHLLFPQRTLTRT; via the exons ATGACTTTTACTTTGAAAACtcgctgtgcgtgtgtgtgtgtgtgttctatcaGCACTAACGCCACCACAACTGTAAATCAAAGCGG atctGAAACTCAGGaactaacaaacacacacaggacaatgtCCACTAATGCAGGCACTGAAGACACAGAGGAAGATGATGTTGAATTTGTGTCT GAGGGTCCTCTTAGGCCTGTTCTGGAGTGCATCGACCTGCTGAGTGACGGAGAGGATGATGCaggagtgtgtacg ATTGAGGAGCAGGTGGACAGACAGAAGGCTCAAGCAGCTTCAACCTTGGACAGACTGGCTCGCCAGGTAGCTGTGGAGAAACAGGAGCGGGCAGAAAAATGCAAAGCCTTTAAG GAGAAGATGATCTCGCAGCAAGCTCACGGCCGTCGTGAGTTGGCAGTGAGTCGATGCAGCAATGAGGACAGCAGTGATGCCAAACGCTGCGTGGACATCTGGCTGAAAATGCCAG GATTAAAGCCTGGTATCCTCAATACTGGCATGGGCTGGAGGCGCAGACCTGCTCCCAATCCCTCCTTAAGGTCCGCCCCTCAAACCtgccctgtcattaactgtggACGGGTATATGAAAATGTCCCTCTGCTTGAGGGTCACCTTAAAAG ATTTGACCACTCTCCGTGTGACCCCACTATCACGCTTAAGGGCAGCCCTGCTTCTGTGTACGCATGTGTGGCCTGTGGTCATCATTTTGACACCAAAGAGCATTGGAGAATGCATCTGGACTTACAG TTGTCCTCCTCTAATGCTGGTGGTCATGACAGCACTCAGACCTGCCAGTTGATTGTTTGCTTCGCTTGCCCTGCCTGTTTCCTCCTCTTTAACATCAAAGATGAGTGTCTCCAGCACATGACAGCCAAAAACCACTTcactcagtctgtctgtctacacG AGATGAAGTCATCAGGGCCAATTCCAGTTCCACGATATGCAAAGAACCGACTAATTGCTTTATGCAAAGATATTGCATTTAGAGTCAGATGCACAGCTTGCTCAAAGGTGCTTACTTCACACATGGAAGCCAAGGCTCACTTCAa TGTGCACTGCAGGCAGGGCTGTGCTATTGCAGAAGCTGATCAAAGTGTGGCTGAGGTCATGAAGCAGCTGATAGTTTTGAGCCAGTGCTCTTCCTGCTCCAAAATCTTCCTACGCCAAAGACAGATAGAGGAACACAGAGAACAAACACAGCACGAGGTGGAGATGATCAGCAGCATGGAGCGAGCACTTCTAGTCTACAGCAACTACAGCGAAATCCGACACAGCCTCAAGGGTACCGCCAGTCACCCCTCTAAACATGCCAATGCAACCAGATCGTCATCGCACAGGgataaaagagacaaaaacGACTGTCTTTGGTCTCCTGCCAAGCGGCAGAGACTCTCCAGCTCGAGTCCTCAAGCTAAGTGTGATAGAGCCTCGAACCTCGCATGGTTCTGCGAGTGTGGCCTGCAGTTCATGGAGGAGGATCAAGCCAGCAAGCATCTTTTAGCAGCCAACCAAATCTTTCACAAGTGTGCCGTCTGTGGCAAGCTAATGGGTGAATCGTCCATCGCTCGTTTGCACATGAGCAGGTTCCATGGTGGCGCTCATCTGTCCAACTTCCTTTTCCACTGCAGACTGTGCAAATTAGACATGCCAAGGATTGAAGAGATCCTGTCTCATGTTGGTGTTTCCCATCAAGGGCACACCTActatgaagaaagagaaaaaacaaaagctgaaaGCTTGTCTTGTCCTTCTCAGAAACCGTCCACTAGGGTAGACAGCAGGCCAGCTGTTTCCAGTCCACATGAAGGCAGAAGCAAGGAACGGTGGCTGTGCCGAATGTGTGAGGACATATTTGACTCTGAAGCGGTGGTGCTCAAGCATTGCAGCGATGTGACCAGTCACAGCTTCCAGAGGTTCGCTTGTGGCCACTGTCCACAGAAGTTCTTCAAAGAGTCGACGCTCCGCCGGCACTGTGCTAATGAGCACAATAATCAGCTGCTCCTTCGCTACTTCTGTGGACTCTGCGACAGCATGCTGTATGACTCTGAGCAGGAGTTCCTAGAGCACTATGAAAACCTGCACAGCAAGGATTACTACCACTTGGACAAAATAGAGAATGGATCTCTTTCAGTCCCAGAGAGTTCTGATGAGGTACCGACAACAAGTAAAAGCCTTCCCCAACTCTGTCCATGCATGGGCTCCCAAAAAGCCAAAGAGGAAACCAAGTCCACCTTTACAAGATGCATGAAGCAGCTGGCCATAGAAGGCAAATGTGGATACGTCTGTCAGCGATGCGCAGCCAAGACAGGCTCTTACGCTGAgatgaaaacacacatgcacttgaAGCACGAGGCCCTGGGTAAGGACAAAAGCTTCGATGTCGTCTGTGAGTCATGTTCCGAGAGCCACAAGGACGTGCCCAGTTTCCACTCACATTACCATGCCCATCACTGCTTATTGGAACCGTGTATGTCCTCTCGATGTGGTGGATCAAGCAAGGACGACGCCCCGATCACGAAGATTCTGAACGCAGAGGAAATCTCTGCCGAAAAGAATG TTGAGGAGTTTCAGGATGTCAAGATAGCCATTGCTTCAACTACCACTTCCAAAGATAATCAGG AACACCTTTTGTTTCCTCAGAGGACATTGACGAGGACATAA
- the znf451 gene encoding E3 SUMO-protein ligase ZNF451 isoform X2, with amino-acid sequence MTFTLKTRCACVCVCSISTNATTTVNQSGSETQELTNTHRTMSTNAGTEDTEEDDVEFVSEGPLRPVLECIDLLSDGEDDAGVCTIEEQVDRQKAQAASTLDRLARQVAVEKQERAEKCKAFKEKMISQQAHGRRELAVSRCSNEDSSDAKRCVDIWLKMPGLKPGILNTGMGWRRRPAPNPSLRSAPQTCPVINCGRVYENVPLLEGHLKRFDHSPCDPTITLKGSPASVYACVACGHHFDTKEHWRMHLDLQLSSSNAGGHDSTQTCQLIVCFACPACFLLFNIKDECLQHMTAKNHFTQSVCLHEMKSSGPIPVPRYAKNRLIALCKDIAFRVRCTACSKVLTSHMEAKAHFNVHCRQGCAIAEADQSVAEVMKQLIVLSQCSSCSKIFLRQRQIEEHREQTQHEVEMISSMERALLVYSNYSEIRHSLKGTASHPSKHANATRSSSHRDKRDKNDCLWSPAKRQRLSSSSPQAKCDRASNLAWFCECGLQFMEEDQASKHLLAANQIFHKCAVCGKLMGESSIARLHMSRFHGGAHLSNFLFHCRLCKLDMPRIEEILSHVGVSHQGHTYYEEREKTKAESLSCPSQKPSTRVDSRPAVSSPHEGRSKERWLCRMCEDIFDSEAVVLKHCSDVTSHSFQRFACGHCPQKFFKESTLRRHCANEHNNQLLLRYFCGLCDSMLYDSEQEFLEHYENLHSKDYYHLDKIENGSLSVPESSDEVPTTSKSLPQLCPCMGSQKAKEETKSTFTRCMKQLAIEGKCGYVCQRCAAKTGSYAEMKTHMHLKHEALGKDKSFDVVCESCSESHKDVPSFHSHYHAHHCLLEPCMSSRCGGSSKDDAPITKILNAEEISAEKNVEEFQDVKIAIASTTTSKDNQEDIDEDIKLALALSAEEAKKPTAFDQELEEALKRSLVDF; translated from the exons ATGACTTTTACTTTGAAAACtcgctgtgcgtgtgtgtgtgtgtgttctatcaGCACTAACGCCACCACAACTGTAAATCAAAGCGG atctGAAACTCAGGaactaacaaacacacacaggacaatgtCCACTAATGCAGGCACTGAAGACACAGAGGAAGATGATGTTGAATTTGTGTCT GAGGGTCCTCTTAGGCCTGTTCTGGAGTGCATCGACCTGCTGAGTGACGGAGAGGATGATGCaggagtgtgtacg ATTGAGGAGCAGGTGGACAGACAGAAGGCTCAAGCAGCTTCAACCTTGGACAGACTGGCTCGCCAGGTAGCTGTGGAGAAACAGGAGCGGGCAGAAAAATGCAAAGCCTTTAAG GAGAAGATGATCTCGCAGCAAGCTCACGGCCGTCGTGAGTTGGCAGTGAGTCGATGCAGCAATGAGGACAGCAGTGATGCCAAACGCTGCGTGGACATCTGGCTGAAAATGCCAG GATTAAAGCCTGGTATCCTCAATACTGGCATGGGCTGGAGGCGCAGACCTGCTCCCAATCCCTCCTTAAGGTCCGCCCCTCAAACCtgccctgtcattaactgtggACGGGTATATGAAAATGTCCCTCTGCTTGAGGGTCACCTTAAAAG ATTTGACCACTCTCCGTGTGACCCCACTATCACGCTTAAGGGCAGCCCTGCTTCTGTGTACGCATGTGTGGCCTGTGGTCATCATTTTGACACCAAAGAGCATTGGAGAATGCATCTGGACTTACAG TTGTCCTCCTCTAATGCTGGTGGTCATGACAGCACTCAGACCTGCCAGTTGATTGTTTGCTTCGCTTGCCCTGCCTGTTTCCTCCTCTTTAACATCAAAGATGAGTGTCTCCAGCACATGACAGCCAAAAACCACTTcactcagtctgtctgtctacacG AGATGAAGTCATCAGGGCCAATTCCAGTTCCACGATATGCAAAGAACCGACTAATTGCTTTATGCAAAGATATTGCATTTAGAGTCAGATGCACAGCTTGCTCAAAGGTGCTTACTTCACACATGGAAGCCAAGGCTCACTTCAa TGTGCACTGCAGGCAGGGCTGTGCTATTGCAGAAGCTGATCAAAGTGTGGCTGAGGTCATGAAGCAGCTGATAGTTTTGAGCCAGTGCTCTTCCTGCTCCAAAATCTTCCTACGCCAAAGACAGATAGAGGAACACAGAGAACAAACACAGCACGAGGTGGAGATGATCAGCAGCATGGAGCGAGCACTTCTAGTCTACAGCAACTACAGCGAAATCCGACACAGCCTCAAGGGTACCGCCAGTCACCCCTCTAAACATGCCAATGCAACCAGATCGTCATCGCACAGGgataaaagagacaaaaacGACTGTCTTTGGTCTCCTGCCAAGCGGCAGAGACTCTCCAGCTCGAGTCCTCAAGCTAAGTGTGATAGAGCCTCGAACCTCGCATGGTTCTGCGAGTGTGGCCTGCAGTTCATGGAGGAGGATCAAGCCAGCAAGCATCTTTTAGCAGCCAACCAAATCTTTCACAAGTGTGCCGTCTGTGGCAAGCTAATGGGTGAATCGTCCATCGCTCGTTTGCACATGAGCAGGTTCCATGGTGGCGCTCATCTGTCCAACTTCCTTTTCCACTGCAGACTGTGCAAATTAGACATGCCAAGGATTGAAGAGATCCTGTCTCATGTTGGTGTTTCCCATCAAGGGCACACCTActatgaagaaagagaaaaaacaaaagctgaaaGCTTGTCTTGTCCTTCTCAGAAACCGTCCACTAGGGTAGACAGCAGGCCAGCTGTTTCCAGTCCACATGAAGGCAGAAGCAAGGAACGGTGGCTGTGCCGAATGTGTGAGGACATATTTGACTCTGAAGCGGTGGTGCTCAAGCATTGCAGCGATGTGACCAGTCACAGCTTCCAGAGGTTCGCTTGTGGCCACTGTCCACAGAAGTTCTTCAAAGAGTCGACGCTCCGCCGGCACTGTGCTAATGAGCACAATAATCAGCTGCTCCTTCGCTACTTCTGTGGACTCTGCGACAGCATGCTGTATGACTCTGAGCAGGAGTTCCTAGAGCACTATGAAAACCTGCACAGCAAGGATTACTACCACTTGGACAAAATAGAGAATGGATCTCTTTCAGTCCCAGAGAGTTCTGATGAGGTACCGACAACAAGTAAAAGCCTTCCCCAACTCTGTCCATGCATGGGCTCCCAAAAAGCCAAAGAGGAAACCAAGTCCACCTTTACAAGATGCATGAAGCAGCTGGCCATAGAAGGCAAATGTGGATACGTCTGTCAGCGATGCGCAGCCAAGACAGGCTCTTACGCTGAgatgaaaacacacatgcacttgaAGCACGAGGCCCTGGGTAAGGACAAAAGCTTCGATGTCGTCTGTGAGTCATGTTCCGAGAGCCACAAGGACGTGCCCAGTTTCCACTCACATTACCATGCCCATCACTGCTTATTGGAACCGTGTATGTCCTCTCGATGTGGTGGATCAAGCAAGGACGACGCCCCGATCACGAAGATTCTGAACGCAGAGGAAATCTCTGCCGAAAAGAATG TTGAGGAGTTTCAGGATGTCAAGATAGCCATTGCTTCAACTACCACTTCCAAAGATAATCAGG AGGACATTGACGAGGACATAAAACTGGCTTTGGCTTTAAGTGCAGAAGAAGCGAAGAAGCCAACAGCATTTGACCAAG AGCTGGAAGAGGCTCTGAAGAGAAGCCTGGTGGACTTTTGA
- the znf451 gene encoding E3 SUMO-protein ligase ZNF451 isoform X3: MTFTLKTRCACVCVCSISTNATTTVNQSGSETQELTNTHRTMSTNAGTEDTEEDDVEFVSEGPLRPVLECIDLLSDGEDDAGVCTIEEQVDRQKAQAASTLDRLARQVAVEKQERAEKCKAFKEKMISQQAHGRRELAVSRCSNEDSSDAKRCVDIWLKMPGLKPGILNTGMGWRRRPAPNPSLRSAPQTCPVINCGRVYENVPLLEGHLKRFDHSPCDPTITLKGSPASVYACVACGHHFDTKEHWRMHLDLQLSSSNAGGHDSTQTCQLIVCFACPACFLLFNIKDECLQHMTAKNHFTQSVCLHEMKSSGPIPVPRYAKNRLIALCKDIAFRVRCTACSKVLTSHMEAKAHFNVHCRQGCAIAEADQSVAEVMKQLIVLSQCSSCSKIFLRQRQIEEHREQTQHEVEMISSMERALLVYSNYSEIRHSLKGTASHPSKHANATRSSSHRDKRDKNDCLWSPAKRQRLSSSSPQAKCDRASNLAWFCECGLQFMEEDQASKHLLAANQIFHKCAVCGKLMGESSIARLHMSRFHGGAHLSNFLFHCRLCKLDMPRIEEILSHVGVSHQGHTYYEEREKTKAESLSCPSQKPSTRVDSRPAVSSPHEGRSKERWLCRMCEDIFDSEAVVLKHCSDVTSHSFQRFACGHCPQKFFKESTLRRHCANEHNNQLLLRYFCGLCDSMLYDSEQEFLEHYENLHSKDYYHLDKIENGSLSVPESSDEVPTTSKSLPQLCPCMGSQKAKEETKSTFTRCMKQLAIEGKCGYVCQRCAAKTGSYAEMKTHMHLKHEALGKDKSFDVVCESCSESHKDVPSFHSHYHAHHCLLEPCMSSRCGGSSKDDAPITKILNAEEISAEKNVEEFQDVKIAIASTTTSKDNQEDIDEDIKLALALSAEEAKKPTAFDQAICL; encoded by the exons ATGACTTTTACTTTGAAAACtcgctgtgcgtgtgtgtgtgtgtgttctatcaGCACTAACGCCACCACAACTGTAAATCAAAGCGG atctGAAACTCAGGaactaacaaacacacacaggacaatgtCCACTAATGCAGGCACTGAAGACACAGAGGAAGATGATGTTGAATTTGTGTCT GAGGGTCCTCTTAGGCCTGTTCTGGAGTGCATCGACCTGCTGAGTGACGGAGAGGATGATGCaggagtgtgtacg ATTGAGGAGCAGGTGGACAGACAGAAGGCTCAAGCAGCTTCAACCTTGGACAGACTGGCTCGCCAGGTAGCTGTGGAGAAACAGGAGCGGGCAGAAAAATGCAAAGCCTTTAAG GAGAAGATGATCTCGCAGCAAGCTCACGGCCGTCGTGAGTTGGCAGTGAGTCGATGCAGCAATGAGGACAGCAGTGATGCCAAACGCTGCGTGGACATCTGGCTGAAAATGCCAG GATTAAAGCCTGGTATCCTCAATACTGGCATGGGCTGGAGGCGCAGACCTGCTCCCAATCCCTCCTTAAGGTCCGCCCCTCAAACCtgccctgtcattaactgtggACGGGTATATGAAAATGTCCCTCTGCTTGAGGGTCACCTTAAAAG ATTTGACCACTCTCCGTGTGACCCCACTATCACGCTTAAGGGCAGCCCTGCTTCTGTGTACGCATGTGTGGCCTGTGGTCATCATTTTGACACCAAAGAGCATTGGAGAATGCATCTGGACTTACAG TTGTCCTCCTCTAATGCTGGTGGTCATGACAGCACTCAGACCTGCCAGTTGATTGTTTGCTTCGCTTGCCCTGCCTGTTTCCTCCTCTTTAACATCAAAGATGAGTGTCTCCAGCACATGACAGCCAAAAACCACTTcactcagtctgtctgtctacacG AGATGAAGTCATCAGGGCCAATTCCAGTTCCACGATATGCAAAGAACCGACTAATTGCTTTATGCAAAGATATTGCATTTAGAGTCAGATGCACAGCTTGCTCAAAGGTGCTTACTTCACACATGGAAGCCAAGGCTCACTTCAa TGTGCACTGCAGGCAGGGCTGTGCTATTGCAGAAGCTGATCAAAGTGTGGCTGAGGTCATGAAGCAGCTGATAGTTTTGAGCCAGTGCTCTTCCTGCTCCAAAATCTTCCTACGCCAAAGACAGATAGAGGAACACAGAGAACAAACACAGCACGAGGTGGAGATGATCAGCAGCATGGAGCGAGCACTTCTAGTCTACAGCAACTACAGCGAAATCCGACACAGCCTCAAGGGTACCGCCAGTCACCCCTCTAAACATGCCAATGCAACCAGATCGTCATCGCACAGGgataaaagagacaaaaacGACTGTCTTTGGTCTCCTGCCAAGCGGCAGAGACTCTCCAGCTCGAGTCCTCAAGCTAAGTGTGATAGAGCCTCGAACCTCGCATGGTTCTGCGAGTGTGGCCTGCAGTTCATGGAGGAGGATCAAGCCAGCAAGCATCTTTTAGCAGCCAACCAAATCTTTCACAAGTGTGCCGTCTGTGGCAAGCTAATGGGTGAATCGTCCATCGCTCGTTTGCACATGAGCAGGTTCCATGGTGGCGCTCATCTGTCCAACTTCCTTTTCCACTGCAGACTGTGCAAATTAGACATGCCAAGGATTGAAGAGATCCTGTCTCATGTTGGTGTTTCCCATCAAGGGCACACCTActatgaagaaagagaaaaaacaaaagctgaaaGCTTGTCTTGTCCTTCTCAGAAACCGTCCACTAGGGTAGACAGCAGGCCAGCTGTTTCCAGTCCACATGAAGGCAGAAGCAAGGAACGGTGGCTGTGCCGAATGTGTGAGGACATATTTGACTCTGAAGCGGTGGTGCTCAAGCATTGCAGCGATGTGACCAGTCACAGCTTCCAGAGGTTCGCTTGTGGCCACTGTCCACAGAAGTTCTTCAAAGAGTCGACGCTCCGCCGGCACTGTGCTAATGAGCACAATAATCAGCTGCTCCTTCGCTACTTCTGTGGACTCTGCGACAGCATGCTGTATGACTCTGAGCAGGAGTTCCTAGAGCACTATGAAAACCTGCACAGCAAGGATTACTACCACTTGGACAAAATAGAGAATGGATCTCTTTCAGTCCCAGAGAGTTCTGATGAGGTACCGACAACAAGTAAAAGCCTTCCCCAACTCTGTCCATGCATGGGCTCCCAAAAAGCCAAAGAGGAAACCAAGTCCACCTTTACAAGATGCATGAAGCAGCTGGCCATAGAAGGCAAATGTGGATACGTCTGTCAGCGATGCGCAGCCAAGACAGGCTCTTACGCTGAgatgaaaacacacatgcacttgaAGCACGAGGCCCTGGGTAAGGACAAAAGCTTCGATGTCGTCTGTGAGTCATGTTCCGAGAGCCACAAGGACGTGCCCAGTTTCCACTCACATTACCATGCCCATCACTGCTTATTGGAACCGTGTATGTCCTCTCGATGTGGTGGATCAAGCAAGGACGACGCCCCGATCACGAAGATTCTGAACGCAGAGGAAATCTCTGCCGAAAAGAATG TTGAGGAGTTTCAGGATGTCAAGATAGCCATTGCTTCAACTACCACTTCCAAAGATAATCAGG AGGACATTGACGAGGACATAAAACTGGCTTTGGCTTTAAGTGCAGAAGAAGCGAAGAAGCCAACAGCATTTGACCAAG CTATATGTCTCTGA
- the znf451 gene encoding E3 SUMO-protein ligase ZNF451 isoform X1: MTFTLKTRCACVCVCSISTNATTTVNQSGSETQELTNTHRTMSTNAGTEDTEEDDVEFVSEGPLRPVLECIDLLSDGEDDAGVCTIEEQVDRQKAQAASTLDRLARQVAVEKQERAEKCKAFKEKMISQQAHGRRELAVSRCSNEDSSDAKRCVDIWLKMPGLKPGILNTGMGWRRRPAPNPSLRSAPQTCPVINCGRVYENVPLLEGHLKRFDHSPCDPTITLKGSPASVYACVACGHHFDTKEHWRMHLDLQLSSSNAGGHDSTQTCQLIVCFACPACFLLFNIKDECLQHMTAKNHFTQSVCLHEMKSSGPIPVPRYAKNRLIALCKDIAFRVRCTACSKVLTSHMEAKAHFNVHCRQGCAIAEADQSVAEVMKQLIVLSQCSSCSKIFLRQRQIEEHREQTQHEVEMISSMERALLVYSNYSEIRHSLKGTASHPSKHANATRSSSHRDKRDKNDCLWSPAKRQRLSSSSPQAKCDRASNLAWFCECGLQFMEEDQASKHLLAANQIFHKCAVCGKLMGESSIARLHMSRFHGGAHLSNFLFHCRLCKLDMPRIEEILSHVGVSHQGHTYYEEREKTKAESLSCPSQKPSTRVDSRPAVSSPHEGRSKERWLCRMCEDIFDSEAVVLKHCSDVTSHSFQRFACGHCPQKFFKESTLRRHCANEHNNQLLLRYFCGLCDSMLYDSEQEFLEHYENLHSKDYYHLDKIENGSLSVPESSDEVPTTSKSLPQLCPCMGSQKAKEETKSTFTRCMKQLAIEGKCGYVCQRCAAKTGSYAEMKTHMHLKHEALGKDKSFDVVCESCSESHKDVPSFHSHYHAHHCLLEPCMSSRCGGSSKDDAPITKILNAEEISAEKNVEEFQDVKIAIASTTTSKDNQEDIDEDIKLALALSAEEAKKPTAFDQVPADERHFDNMMLPPSCFTLRLV; encoded by the exons ATGACTTTTACTTTGAAAACtcgctgtgcgtgtgtgtgtgtgtgttctatcaGCACTAACGCCACCACAACTGTAAATCAAAGCGG atctGAAACTCAGGaactaacaaacacacacaggacaatgtCCACTAATGCAGGCACTGAAGACACAGAGGAAGATGATGTTGAATTTGTGTCT GAGGGTCCTCTTAGGCCTGTTCTGGAGTGCATCGACCTGCTGAGTGACGGAGAGGATGATGCaggagtgtgtacg ATTGAGGAGCAGGTGGACAGACAGAAGGCTCAAGCAGCTTCAACCTTGGACAGACTGGCTCGCCAGGTAGCTGTGGAGAAACAGGAGCGGGCAGAAAAATGCAAAGCCTTTAAG GAGAAGATGATCTCGCAGCAAGCTCACGGCCGTCGTGAGTTGGCAGTGAGTCGATGCAGCAATGAGGACAGCAGTGATGCCAAACGCTGCGTGGACATCTGGCTGAAAATGCCAG GATTAAAGCCTGGTATCCTCAATACTGGCATGGGCTGGAGGCGCAGACCTGCTCCCAATCCCTCCTTAAGGTCCGCCCCTCAAACCtgccctgtcattaactgtggACGGGTATATGAAAATGTCCCTCTGCTTGAGGGTCACCTTAAAAG ATTTGACCACTCTCCGTGTGACCCCACTATCACGCTTAAGGGCAGCCCTGCTTCTGTGTACGCATGTGTGGCCTGTGGTCATCATTTTGACACCAAAGAGCATTGGAGAATGCATCTGGACTTACAG TTGTCCTCCTCTAATGCTGGTGGTCATGACAGCACTCAGACCTGCCAGTTGATTGTTTGCTTCGCTTGCCCTGCCTGTTTCCTCCTCTTTAACATCAAAGATGAGTGTCTCCAGCACATGACAGCCAAAAACCACTTcactcagtctgtctgtctacacG AGATGAAGTCATCAGGGCCAATTCCAGTTCCACGATATGCAAAGAACCGACTAATTGCTTTATGCAAAGATATTGCATTTAGAGTCAGATGCACAGCTTGCTCAAAGGTGCTTACTTCACACATGGAAGCCAAGGCTCACTTCAa TGTGCACTGCAGGCAGGGCTGTGCTATTGCAGAAGCTGATCAAAGTGTGGCTGAGGTCATGAAGCAGCTGATAGTTTTGAGCCAGTGCTCTTCCTGCTCCAAAATCTTCCTACGCCAAAGACAGATAGAGGAACACAGAGAACAAACACAGCACGAGGTGGAGATGATCAGCAGCATGGAGCGAGCACTTCTAGTCTACAGCAACTACAGCGAAATCCGACACAGCCTCAAGGGTACCGCCAGTCACCCCTCTAAACATGCCAATGCAACCAGATCGTCATCGCACAGGgataaaagagacaaaaacGACTGTCTTTGGTCTCCTGCCAAGCGGCAGAGACTCTCCAGCTCGAGTCCTCAAGCTAAGTGTGATAGAGCCTCGAACCTCGCATGGTTCTGCGAGTGTGGCCTGCAGTTCATGGAGGAGGATCAAGCCAGCAAGCATCTTTTAGCAGCCAACCAAATCTTTCACAAGTGTGCCGTCTGTGGCAAGCTAATGGGTGAATCGTCCATCGCTCGTTTGCACATGAGCAGGTTCCATGGTGGCGCTCATCTGTCCAACTTCCTTTTCCACTGCAGACTGTGCAAATTAGACATGCCAAGGATTGAAGAGATCCTGTCTCATGTTGGTGTTTCCCATCAAGGGCACACCTActatgaagaaagagaaaaaacaaaagctgaaaGCTTGTCTTGTCCTTCTCAGAAACCGTCCACTAGGGTAGACAGCAGGCCAGCTGTTTCCAGTCCACATGAAGGCAGAAGCAAGGAACGGTGGCTGTGCCGAATGTGTGAGGACATATTTGACTCTGAAGCGGTGGTGCTCAAGCATTGCAGCGATGTGACCAGTCACAGCTTCCAGAGGTTCGCTTGTGGCCACTGTCCACAGAAGTTCTTCAAAGAGTCGACGCTCCGCCGGCACTGTGCTAATGAGCACAATAATCAGCTGCTCCTTCGCTACTTCTGTGGACTCTGCGACAGCATGCTGTATGACTCTGAGCAGGAGTTCCTAGAGCACTATGAAAACCTGCACAGCAAGGATTACTACCACTTGGACAAAATAGAGAATGGATCTCTTTCAGTCCCAGAGAGTTCTGATGAGGTACCGACAACAAGTAAAAGCCTTCCCCAACTCTGTCCATGCATGGGCTCCCAAAAAGCCAAAGAGGAAACCAAGTCCACCTTTACAAGATGCATGAAGCAGCTGGCCATAGAAGGCAAATGTGGATACGTCTGTCAGCGATGCGCAGCCAAGACAGGCTCTTACGCTGAgatgaaaacacacatgcacttgaAGCACGAGGCCCTGGGTAAGGACAAAAGCTTCGATGTCGTCTGTGAGTCATGTTCCGAGAGCCACAAGGACGTGCCCAGTTTCCACTCACATTACCATGCCCATCACTGCTTATTGGAACCGTGTATGTCCTCTCGATGTGGTGGATCAAGCAAGGACGACGCCCCGATCACGAAGATTCTGAACGCAGAGGAAATCTCTGCCGAAAAGAATG TTGAGGAGTTTCAGGATGTCAAGATAGCCATTGCTTCAACTACCACTTCCAAAGATAATCAGG AGGACATTGACGAGGACATAAAACTGGCTTTGGCTTTAAGTGCAGAAGAAGCGAAGAAGCCAACAGCATTTGACCAAG tccctgctgatgaaaggCATTTtgacaacatgatgctaccaccatcatGTTTCACTTTGAGATTGGTGTGA